The proteins below are encoded in one region of Hordeum vulgare subsp. vulgare chromosome 3H, MorexV3_pseudomolecules_assembly, whole genome shotgun sequence:
- the LOC123443140 gene encoding protein RALF-like 9: MGKVSSMRLALVALVLASLMLSAQEADGARPDGVISYSALVRGNSANTTEASVRPSAVANPHTRGCSKISRCRG; encoded by the coding sequence ATGGGGAAGGTGAGCAGCATGCGGCTGGCGCTGGTGGCCCTGGTGCTGGCGAGCCTCATGCTGTCGGCCCAGGAGGCCGACGGGGCCCGGCCCGACGGCGTCATCAGCTACAGCGCTCTCGTGCGCGGGAACAGCGCCAACACCACCGAGGCCAGCGTCCGGCCTTCTGCGGTGGCCAACCCTCACACGCGCGGCTGCAGCAAGATCAGCCGTTGCCGTGGTTGA